The region CAGCCGGTGCTGATGATCGACCAGGGCTGGCACCACCAGGGCTTGAGCGACCAGAACGGCGGCTGGTCAGCGGAGGGTTTCGAGCTCACCGGAGGCATGCAGGGCTGTGAGGTCGTCGTAGCCGCCGATCGCCGTTCCGTCGATGAACACTTGAGGGAAGGTGCGCATGCCGCTGCGGGTCTGGCAGGCCTCGAAGTCGGCGTCGTTGTTGACGGTGATCACGGTGTGGGGCAATGCCATGCCGCGCAGTAGTCGGAGTGCGCGGGCGCACCAGGGGCATCCCGGGAGCACTGCGATTTCAAGCCGTGGGGCAGGCGCGTTCGCGTTGGATTCGGCTGGGGCAGGGGTCTGATCCAGCACGCCCACCAACAGGTGAACGCCTTTCTGCACCAGCGTTCCGGGCTCGAGGTGGCCCCCCCACACCTGGCAAGCTCCATCGGAGAGGCTCAGATGGAGGTGCACTCCCTCCGGCCCGATCGTGCCATTCAGGGTGATCACCTCGAGGTCGCCCTCCAGGACGGTGGGCTCTGGCTGCCCGGGGCACTGGAAAGCAGCACGGCTGAGATTGCCGACCACACCGAGCACAAAACCGTGAATGCCCTGCGTCCGGCCGAGCTCCTCAAGGCTATTGCGCAGATCGCTGCCTGGAGCAAGCTTCAGCGGCAGAGGGCGCATGGTTTCGGTGAAACGTGGGGTCACCTTACGTGGGATGGCTCGGACATCACAAAGATCATGCTTGGTGGAATATAGTTTTAATATGTTCACTATTTGGTGAATTTATCGTGCCACTTCTTCAGGATCTGGTTCAGGAGCTGCAACAACGGCTTGAAGGGCAGGCTCCGGCGCCCAGCAGTGCTGCCGTGGCTGATGCGTCCAGCTCCGAGCGCATCAACGTCACTCTGCCTCGCGGTGTCATGGATGAACTCAAACGCCATGCCCTGGAGGAAGGCCGTAGTTGCGGCAATCTGGCGGCCTACTTGGTGGAGGATGCTTTGCGCCGCCATCGCCCGCTGCATTAATCAAGCAGTCGTTTCGAGATGGTTTTTACCTCTCCACTGCTTTGCAGCCTGAGGATAGAGATGTTCAACGGTGTCCTCAATGGATCGCCAGTTCTGAAGGCAAAGCCGTAGGTCTGTTCCGCCAGGGTGAATGGAGCCAGTAGCACCGCCAGTTCCGGGTTGTTCTTGAGGTGAAAACGGATTGCCGGTCGATCGAAGATCACCGCTTCCGCTCTGTTCATCAATACATGGTCAATCGCTGCTGCGAGGGTCTGCGCTGGCACGATCCGCATGTTCCGCTGCTTCGCCAGTTCCGCTCCGCTCGTGCCCTCCAGCACTGCAGCTCGCTGGCCAAGGAGCTGGGCTGGATCCGTGATGCTGTTGTT is a window of Synechococcus sp. A15-24 DNA encoding:
- a CDS encoding DUF296 domain-containing protein, yielding MRPLPLKLAPGSDLRNSLEELGRTQGIHGFVLGVVGNLSRAAFQCPGQPEPTVLEGDLEVITLNGTIGPEGVHLHLSLSDGACQVWGGHLEPGTLVQKGVHLLVGVLDQTPAPAESNANAPAPRLEIAVLPGCPWCARALRLLRGMALPHTVITVNNDADFEACQTRSGMRTFPQVFIDGTAIGGYDDLTALHASGELETLR
- a CDS encoding CopG family transcriptional regulator, with amino-acid sequence MPLLQDLVQELQQRLEGQAPAPSSAAVADASSSERINVTLPRGVMDELKRHALEEGRSCGNLAAYLVEDALRRHRPLH
- a CDS encoding transporter substrate-binding domain-containing protein; its protein translation is MVRPRDADPVGYGDKAPITRIGRGLTAFWMVTSLIAMSSLTASLASAFTLFLSGDTNNSITDPAQLLGQRAAVLEGTSGAELAKQRNMRIVPAQTLAAAIDHVLMNRAEAVIFDRPAIRFHLKNNPELAVLLAPFTLAEQTYGFAFRTGDPLRTPLNISILRLQSSGEVKTISKRLLD